The following coding sequences are from one Hippopotamus amphibius kiboko isolate mHipAmp2 chromosome 9, mHipAmp2.hap2, whole genome shotgun sequence window:
- the MRPL28 gene encoding 39S ribosomal protein L28, mitochondrial: MPLHKVPVGLWKQLRMREGICSRLPQHYLRSLKEARTPTPVHYRPHGVKFKINPKNGQRERVEDVPIPIHYPPESQLGLWGGEGWVQGHRYVNNDKLSKRVKKVWKPQLFQRELYSEILDTRFTVTVTMRTLDLIDEAYGFDFYILKTPKEDLCSKFGMDLKRGMLLRLARQDPQLHPDDPDRRAAIYDKYKAFVIPEAEAEWVGLTLDEAMEKQRLLEEKDPVPLFKVYMEELVEQLQQQALSEPAVVQKLTSRT, from the exons ATGCCCCTGCACAAGGTTCCGGTCGGCCTGTGGAAGCAGCTCCGGATGCGTGAGGGCATCTGCTCCCGCCTGCCCCAGCACTACCTGCGCTCGCTAAAGGAGGCGCGGACGCCTACACCCGTGCACTACCGGCCACACGGGGTCAAATTCAAGATCAACCCCAAGAACGGGCAGCGGGAGCGAGTGGAGGATGTACCCATTCCCATTCACTATCCCCCGGAGTCTCAGCTGGGGCTCTGGGGCGGCGAGGGCTGGGTGCAGGGTCACAGATATGTCAACAACGACAAG CTCTCCAAGAGAGTGAAGAAGGTGTGGAAGCCGCAGCTGTTCCAGCGTGAGCTCTACAGTGAGATCCTGGACACCAGGTTCACTGTGACCGTGACCATGCGCACCCTGGACCTCATCGACGAGGCCTATGGGTTTGATTTCTACATCCTCAAG ACCCCGAAGGAGGACCTGTGCTCCAAGTTTGGGATGGACCTGAAGCGAGGGATGCTGCTGCGGCTTGCCCGACAGGACCCCCAGCTGCACCCAGACGACCCGGACAGGAGGGCGGCCATATATGATAAGTACAAG GCGTTTGTCATCCCGGAAGCAGAGGCCGAGTGGGTCGGTCTGACGCTGGACGAAGCCATGGAGAAGCAAAGGCTCCTGGAAGAGAAG GACCCCGTCCCTCTGTTCAAGGTCTACATGGAGGAGCTGGTGGAGCAGCTTCAGCAGCAGGCGCTGTCTGAGCCGGCAGTGGTACAGAAGCTTACCAGCAGGACATAG